One window from the genome of Leptospira johnsonii encodes:
- the prmC gene encoding peptide chain release factor N(5)-glutamine methyltransferase, producing the protein MADSQDNVLNLLKKSEEFLKKKNIPSARLDAEILLADLLKIQRVKLYIDFERPLSLSEKDEYRERIVQRSKFKPTAYIIGKKAFFDSEFHVNESVLIPRPETEELVAWVLEEYPNKENNLEVLDLCSGSGCIGISLAKARKEWKVSFTDASESALEINRKNIQEILNTERSFELYHGDLLSPIPNETKFDLIVSNPPYIPESDKPSIMPDVAEYEPHFALFVSDFQGFHTKILTEAKTKLKPQGRLYLETHPRYSSWLKETALSLGYSQADLKKDLSGRDSFVRLIL; encoded by the coding sequence ATGGCAGATTCCCAAGACAACGTTCTGAACCTACTCAAGAAATCGGAAGAATTCTTAAAAAAGAAAAACATACCTTCCGCAAGATTGGACGCGGAGATATTACTCGCAGACCTACTCAAGATCCAAAGAGTCAAACTCTATATAGACTTCGAAAGACCACTTTCCTTATCCGAAAAAGACGAATACAGAGAAAGGATCGTCCAAAGATCAAAATTCAAACCTACAGCTTATATCATAGGGAAGAAGGCATTCTTCGATTCTGAATTCCATGTAAACGAATCGGTTCTGATCCCAAGACCGGAAACGGAAGAATTAGTCGCCTGGGTATTAGAAGAATATCCCAACAAAGAAAACAATTTAGAAGTATTGGACCTATGCTCCGGCAGCGGATGTATCGGCATCAGTCTAGCTAAGGCCAGAAAAGAATGGAAAGTTTCTTTCACGGACGCTTCCGAATCCGCATTAGAGATCAACCGAAAGAACATTCAAGAAATATTAAATACGGAAAGAAGTTTCGAACTCTATCACGGAGATCTACTCTCCCCTATTCCGAACGAGACCAAATTCGATCTGATCGTTTCCAATCCGCCTTATATTCCTGAATCGGATAAACCCAGTATCATGCCTGATGTGGCGGAATACGAGCCACATTTCGCTTTGTTCGTATCCGATTTCCAAGGATTCCATACTAAAATCCTAACAGAAGCAAAGACCAAGCTAAAACCGCAAGGCAGGCTTTATCTGGAAACTCATCCTAGATATTCTAGCTGGCTAAAAGAAACTGCTCTTTCTCTCGGATATTCCCAAGCAGATCTGAAAAAAGATCTTTCGGGCCGAGATAGTTTTGTTCGACTGATATTGTAG
- a CDS encoding GlmU family protein yields MGRIQRIWIDERETPPGLGALTRIRSFSEIRDGVLTPLQRLKEQYPDSKILYSHSNSAFQKTFFERNPKISEYDGKDVDLIIRPEEFLPWKSLESVGKNIDQDLENHKDLRKWARKLKVKSGDFQVVGKSKHVHIHPSAKIYPGVVIDVTSGPVIIDKDAKVTSFSFLEGPLYIGQGTHVDNARITGNTSIGNVCRIGGEVGDSIILDFTNKHHEGFLGHSVVGSWVNLGALSTTSDLKNNYGVVKIREEHTEVTTGSIKFGSIIGDFSKIGIGVMLNTGTVIDFGCNVVSSKASGYLPPFIWADGQAYILDLFLRDSRKIMARRNRELSHSESELIRILYETKVRK; encoded by the coding sequence GTGGGCAGAATTCAGAGAATTTGGATCGATGAGAGGGAAACTCCTCCCGGTTTGGGAGCCTTAACCAGGATTCGGTCTTTCTCGGAGATTCGAGACGGGGTATTAACTCCACTCCAACGTTTAAAAGAGCAGTATCCTGATTCTAAGATACTGTATTCTCACTCCAATTCCGCCTTTCAAAAAACATTCTTCGAAAGAAATCCAAAGATCTCCGAATACGACGGTAAGGATGTAGATTTGATCATCCGTCCTGAGGAATTTCTACCTTGGAAATCCTTGGAGTCTGTAGGTAAAAACATAGACCAGGATTTGGAAAACCATAAGGACCTACGCAAATGGGCCCGTAAACTCAAGGTAAAGTCCGGAGACTTCCAAGTAGTAGGAAAATCCAAACACGTTCATATCCATCCTTCCGCTAAAATTTATCCAGGTGTGGTTATAGACGTAACCTCAGGACCTGTGATCATAGACAAAGATGCAAAAGTAACTTCTTTCAGCTTTTTAGAAGGTCCCTTATACATAGGCCAAGGCACTCATGTGGATAATGCTCGTATCACCGGAAACACTTCCATAGGGAATGTTTGCAGGATAGGAGGAGAAGTCGGGGACAGTATTATATTAGATTTTACGAATAAACACCACGAAGGGTTTTTAGGACATTCCGTGGTGGGAAGCTGGGTCAATCTAGGGGCATTATCCACTACCTCCGATCTAAAGAACAACTACGGTGTGGTCAAGATCAGAGAAGAACATACGGAAGTCACGACAGGTTCCATCAAGTTCGGTTCCATCATAGGAGATTTTTCCAAGATAGGGATCGGAGTGATGTTGAATACTGGAACTGTGATCGATTTCGGATGCAATGTGGTTTCTTCCAAGGCAAGCGGGTATCTTCCTCCGTTCATATGGGCGGATGGGCAAGCGTATATCTTGGATCTATTCCTGCGTGATTCCCGCAAGATTATGGCAAGAAGGAACAGAGAACTTTCTCATTCCGAATCTGAACTTATTAGAATTTTATACGAAACCAAGGTCCGGAAATAA
- a CDS encoding P-II family nitrogen regulator has product MKLIVAIIQPHKLEEVKAELTKNEIYRLTVSDVQGYGQQKGKTEVFRGHEYQVNLLRKVRLEIAVNDEFVKPTVDAILKAAKTGDGKIGDGKILILPLEDVIRIRTGERGSSAI; this is encoded by the coding sequence ATGAAATTAATCGTAGCAATTATCCAGCCCCATAAACTGGAAGAAGTTAAAGCGGAGCTTACTAAGAATGAAATCTACAGACTTACCGTAAGCGACGTGCAAGGCTACGGGCAGCAAAAAGGTAAAACTGAAGTATTCCGTGGACATGAATACCAAGTAAACCTTCTGAGAAAAGTTAGATTGGAGATCGCGGTAAACGACGAGTTTGTAAAACCTACCGTTGATGCAATCTTGAAAGCTGCCAAAACCGGCGACGGAAAGATCGGAGACGGAAAAATTTTAATTCTTCCTCTCGAAGATGTGATCCGTATTCGCACCGGAGAAAGAGGAAGCTCAGCGATTTAA
- a CDS encoding carboxyl transferase domain-containing protein, producing the protein MEVLESRISTSSPEYKENYKDLSEKVADLRKLLQKAGQGGGEKSIQKHKSRGKLTARERIQGLIDPNTPFLEFSALAGEKVYADDVPSAGIVTGIGKISGIPCVIVANDATVKGGTYYPLTVKKHIRAQEIALENRLPCVYLVDSGGAFLPMQDEVFPDKWHFGRIFYNQANLSRMGIPQISVVMGSCTAGGAYIPAMSDESVIVKGNGTIFLGGPPLVKAATGEIVTPEELGGADVHCRISGVTDHYAENDPHALEIARHIVSSLGARAKKLEEQIYYEEPLYPSDEIYGIIQKDIRKPYDVREVIARVVDGSRFQEFKKYYGTTIVTGFANIYGKTVGIIANNGVLFSESSLKTAHFIQLCNQREIPLLFLQNITGFMVGKKYENSGIAKDGAKMVNAVSTSVVPKYTVVIGGSYGAGNYGMCGRAFGPRFLWMWPNARISVMGGEQAANVLLTVKQEQLEKDGKSLSEAEQVEFKRPILEDYDNRSSCIYSTARLWDDGVLDPARTREALGLALYSDLSPKGLEPSYAIFRM; encoded by the coding sequence ATGGAAGTTTTGGAATCGCGTATCAGTACGTCTTCCCCTGAATATAAAGAGAATTATAAGGACCTTTCCGAAAAGGTCGCGGATTTACGTAAACTTCTCCAAAAAGCCGGACAAGGCGGAGGAGAAAAATCCATCCAGAAGCATAAAAGCCGCGGAAAGCTTACCGCAAGAGAAAGGATACAAGGACTAATAGATCCGAACACTCCTTTCTTGGAATTCTCGGCGTTAGCAGGGGAGAAGGTTTATGCGGACGATGTACCTTCCGCAGGTATTGTAACCGGGATCGGAAAAATTTCAGGAATTCCTTGTGTGATCGTTGCAAACGACGCCACGGTAAAAGGCGGGACCTATTATCCTCTCACTGTCAAAAAACATATCCGTGCACAAGAGATCGCATTAGAGAATCGTCTTCCTTGTGTTTATCTGGTGGATTCAGGCGGAGCATTTCTTCCGATGCAGGATGAAGTGTTTCCTGATAAATGGCATTTCGGTAGGATCTTTTATAACCAGGCAAATCTTTCTAGAATGGGGATCCCTCAGATCTCTGTAGTGATGGGAAGTTGTACCGCAGGCGGCGCATACATTCCAGCTATGTCCGACGAATCGGTGATCGTAAAAGGAAATGGGACTATCTTTTTAGGAGGACCTCCTCTTGTAAAAGCTGCAACAGGAGAGATTGTCACTCCCGAAGAATTAGGCGGCGCTGACGTTCATTGTAGGATCTCAGGAGTGACTGACCATTATGCGGAGAATGATCCGCATGCGCTCGAGATCGCAAGACATATCGTTTCCAGTTTGGGAGCAAGAGCCAAGAAGTTAGAAGAACAGATCTATTACGAAGAACCTCTTTATCCTTCCGATGAAATTTACGGGATCATCCAAAAAGATATCCGCAAACCTTACGATGTTAGAGAAGTGATCGCAAGAGTGGTGGACGGCTCTAGATTCCAAGAATTCAAAAAATATTATGGAACCACTATCGTCACAGGATTTGCGAATATTTACGGAAAGACTGTAGGTATAATCGCGAACAACGGAGTTCTATTCTCCGAAAGTTCCCTAAAGACAGCTCATTTTATCCAACTTTGCAACCAAAGAGAGATTCCTTTACTCTTCCTCCAAAACATCACAGGTTTTATGGTAGGGAAGAAGTATGAAAACTCAGGGATCGCAAAAGACGGAGCGAAAATGGTAAATGCTGTCTCTACTTCTGTAGTTCCAAAATACACCGTGGTCATCGGTGGCTCTTATGGAGCCGGCAATTACGGAATGTGCGGTCGTGCATTCGGACCTAGATTCCTATGGATGTGGCCAAACGCTAGGATTTCTGTGATGGGAGGAGAACAAGCGGCAAATGTTCTACTCACTGTGAAGCAGGAACAATTGGAGAAGGACGGCAAATCACTCTCTGAAGCGGAACAGGTGGAGTTTAAGAGACCAATATTAGAAGATTATGATAATCGTTCTTCTTGTATCTATTCTACCGCAAGACTTTGGGACGATGGGGTCCTGGATCCGGCTCGTACAAGAGAAGCTTTAGGCTTGGCATTGTATTCGGACCTTTCTCCAAAAGGTTTAGAACCTTCTTATGCAATCTTCCGGATGTGA
- a CDS encoding SH3 domain-containing protein, giving the protein MVRFLKYVSVTFCLTFLLGCFSNYQSAYVNNGAGLRIRSAPKLSSEKTGTVPYKGEVKILEKDQRLTHIDGFENYWYKIKSEDGEGWVFGGYLSFKHPDFLPPGSNSYTGLVYHHPIQSLKLIRSHMINESLFLNIYQADPKHIFAFLERKNQISENMVEWRILHAITLEIPQKDEEILNRVSAQCYTPGPNGKEIILAILKIQMRKTGVTIGNHYELALDKLKVRKAWTLSEDESFLQPVLKTKGIECTIFDPGNQLKAISE; this is encoded by the coding sequence ATGGTTAGATTTCTAAAATACGTCTCTGTCACATTTTGCCTGACGTTTCTGTTAGGATGTTTTTCCAATTATCAATCTGCATATGTAAATAATGGGGCAGGCCTTAGGATCCGTTCCGCTCCTAAACTTTCTTCCGAAAAGACTGGAACCGTTCCTTATAAAGGAGAAGTGAAGATCCTCGAGAAGGACCAAAGATTGACCCATATAGACGGGTTCGAAAATTATTGGTACAAGATCAAAAGTGAAGACGGAGAAGGTTGGGTTTTTGGAGGGTACTTAAGCTTTAAACACCCGGATTTTTTGCCCCCAGGTTCCAATTCCTATACAGGCCTAGTCTACCATCATCCCATCCAATCCCTAAAACTCATTCGTAGTCATATGATAAACGAAAGTTTGTTCTTAAATATTTACCAGGCCGATCCAAAACATATTTTTGCATTTTTAGAAAGAAAGAATCAGATCTCAGAAAATATGGTCGAATGGAGAATTCTGCATGCGATCACTTTGGAAATCCCCCAAAAAGACGAAGAGATATTAAATCGGGTCTCTGCCCAATGTTATACTCCAGGGCCGAACGGAAAGGAGATCATACTTGCGATCTTAAAGATCCAGATGCGCAAAACTGGAGTAACGATCGGAAATCATTACGAGCTGGCCTTGGACAAATTGAAAGTACGCAAGGCCTGGACTCTCAGCGAGGATGAGTCTTTTTTACAGCCAGTTCTAAAAACAAAAGGGATAGAATGTACGATCTTTGATCCGGGAAATCAACTGAAAGCGATTTCGGAGTGA
- a CDS encoding ammonium transporter yields the protein MKIAQKLIALLILIAPVLIWGQDATPAPEAAPAAPTLDKGDTAWMIVASTFVFFMIPGLALFYGGIVRSKNVLSTMMHSFVAILVLTIQWTVFGYSFAFSGDSPFYGDFQLVLLNGITDDSLELTIPKYIHFLFQGMFALITPALISGAIAERVKLSGYIVFILAWSTLVYDPVAHWVWSGNGWLFKKTALDFAGGTVVHLISGIAGLAAAIVLGKRKGEGAALIAPNNLTYTLIGAGFLWFGWFGFNAGSGLAANGQAARAFVVTLVAPATAGAVWLLIEYLHTKKATALGAASGIVAGLVVITPAAGFVDASGALVMGALVSPICYGAILLKGKLGYDDSLDAFGIHGVGGALGAILTGVFALANYIPEGVTRGDQIIVQIISVVATGAYSIVVSLILVFIIDKTIGFRISEEKEIAGLDSEIHGEKGYII from the coding sequence ATGAAAATTGCCCAAAAACTTATCGCGCTCTTGATCTTAATCGCTCCAGTACTGATCTGGGGTCAAGACGCCACACCAGCACCAGAAGCCGCACCTGCAGCTCCTACTTTAGATAAAGGGGATACCGCATGGATGATCGTGGCTTCCACTTTCGTGTTCTTCATGATCCCAGGACTCGCGCTGTTCTACGGCGGTATCGTAAGATCTAAGAACGTTCTTTCGACAATGATGCACAGCTTTGTTGCGATCTTAGTTCTTACTATTCAGTGGACTGTTTTCGGGTATAGCTTCGCTTTCTCGGGGGACAGTCCATTTTACGGAGATTTCCAGTTAGTTCTATTAAATGGAATTACCGATGACTCTCTTGAGTTAACGATCCCGAAATACATTCACTTCCTTTTCCAAGGAATGTTCGCGCTGATCACTCCGGCTCTTATTTCCGGTGCGATCGCAGAAAGAGTGAAACTTTCCGGTTATATCGTATTCATTCTAGCATGGTCTACCTTGGTTTATGATCCTGTTGCACACTGGGTATGGTCAGGTAATGGTTGGCTTTTCAAAAAGACCGCACTGGATTTCGCAGGTGGAACAGTAGTTCACTTGATTTCCGGTATCGCAGGTTTGGCTGCAGCAATCGTATTAGGAAAACGTAAAGGAGAAGGTGCTGCTCTGATCGCTCCGAACAACTTGACCTACACTTTGATCGGTGCGGGTTTCCTTTGGTTCGGATGGTTTGGATTTAACGCAGGATCCGGTCTTGCTGCCAATGGTCAGGCTGCAAGAGCTTTCGTTGTAACTTTAGTGGCTCCTGCTACAGCTGGTGCAGTTTGGTTATTGATCGAATATCTTCACACTAAAAAAGCTACAGCTCTTGGAGCAGCTTCCGGGATCGTTGCAGGTCTGGTTGTGATCACTCCTGCTGCAGGTTTCGTGGACGCTTCCGGCGCATTAGTTATGGGAGCGCTTGTTTCCCCTATCTGCTACGGTGCTATCCTTCTGAAAGGTAAACTCGGATACGATGACTCTCTGGACGCTTTCGGAATTCACGGTGTAGGTGGAGCTCTTGGAGCGATCCTTACAGGTGTATTCGCTCTTGCGAATTATATTCCTGAAGGAGTTACTCGTGGAGACCAGATTATCGTTCAGATCATCAGTGTTGTAGCGACCGGTGCTTACTCTATCGTAGTATCCTTGATCTTAGTGTTTATCATCGACAAAACGATCGGATTCAGGATTTCCGAAGAGAAAGAGATTGCTGGACTCGATTCCGAGATTCACGGAGAAAAAGGTTATATTATATAA